A stretch of Aeromicrobium tamlense DNA encodes these proteins:
- a CDS encoding acyl-CoA dehydrogenase family protein has product MTDLLYSDVEESLRSSVRGALGRTTDSDRVAALYDAPDTDVSGVWSALAGDLGLAGLLVPEEWGGVGAGAREAAVVLEELGRTVAPVPFLESAVVATTALVALGAEDVLPQLAAGERRAVLVLPWSARSGSWSAPERGAVAPVAGAWGADLFLVPTLVDGTVRLALHESAEVEPLTTLDMSRPLASVTPTGEGRVLAEGDAAVAAIDAALAAGAALLASEQVGLAQWCLETTVEYAKTRVQFARPIGSFQAIKHRLADLYLEVAQAQAAARYAADTLATDDADAPVAQAVAQSYCSDVAVHAAEEALQLHGGIGMTWEHAIHLYLKRAKSDQLALGTPAAHRSDLAALVDLPQH; this is encoded by the coding sequence ATGACTGACTTGCTGTACTCCGATGTCGAGGAGTCGCTGCGGTCGAGCGTGCGTGGCGCGCTGGGTCGCACGACGGACTCCGATCGCGTGGCGGCGCTCTACGATGCGCCCGACACCGATGTGTCCGGCGTGTGGTCTGCCCTCGCGGGCGATCTCGGCCTGGCCGGCCTGCTGGTCCCCGAGGAGTGGGGTGGCGTCGGCGCGGGTGCGCGCGAGGCCGCCGTGGTCCTGGAGGAGCTGGGGCGCACCGTCGCTCCGGTCCCGTTCCTCGAGAGCGCCGTCGTGGCCACCACCGCGCTGGTCGCCCTCGGAGCCGAGGACGTCCTGCCGCAGCTGGCCGCCGGCGAGCGCCGCGCGGTGCTGGTGCTGCCGTGGTCGGCGCGGTCCGGATCCTGGTCGGCGCCCGAGCGTGGTGCGGTCGCCCCTGTGGCGGGGGCGTGGGGCGCCGACCTGTTCCTGGTCCCGACGCTCGTCGACGGCACCGTGCGGCTCGCGCTGCACGAGTCGGCCGAGGTCGAGCCGCTCACGACGCTCGACATGAGCCGCCCGCTCGCGTCGGTCACGCCGACGGGGGAGGGTCGCGTGCTCGCCGAGGGCGACGCAGCCGTGGCGGCGATCGACGCCGCGCTGGCTGCCGGCGCGGCCCTGCTCGCCTCCGAGCAGGTGGGCCTGGCGCAGTGGTGCCTGGAGACGACCGTCGAGTACGCCAAGACGCGCGTCCAGTTCGCCCGGCCGATCGGCTCGTTCCAGGCGATCAAGCACCGGCTCGCCGACCTCTACCTCGAGGTCGCCCAGGCGCAGGCCGCGGCACGCTACGCCGCGGACACGCTCGCGACGGACGACGCCGACGCCCCCGTGGCACAGGCCGTGGCCCAGTCGTACTGCTCCGACGTCGCGGTGCACGCGGCCGAGGAGGCGCTGCAGCTGCACGGCGGCATCGGCATGACGTGGGAGCATGCGATTCACCTGTACCTGAAGCGCGCCAAGTCCGACCAGCTAGCGCTCGGCACGCCCGCGGCGCACCGGAGCGACCTGGCCGCACTCGTCGACCTTCCGCAGCACTGA
- a CDS encoding ATP-dependent DNA ligase has product MLLAELVATSEEVAATRSRKAKVALLAGLLGRVEPDELEVVVSYLGGALRQRRTGLGWRGVSAPAPPAAEPSLSVLEVDEAFAAMALLSGSGSQGARRGAVADLFGRATAAEQAWLRAIVTGNLRQGALDAVTQEAVAQVADVPVTAVRRAAMLAGSTVDAARAAFEGEDALAAIGLEVGRPVMPMLASSAPDVAAAMAGLSPDGTTEVAVDAKLDGIRIQVHRDGDDVLVVTRSLDDITSRLPEVVAVARSLPASRFVLDGEALALTDDGRPMAFQDTASRTAQAEGVAITPHFFDVLHVDGRDLLDAPGHERLAALDALVPEPHRVRRLLTSDAAAADAFAAETVAAGHEGVVLKDLSAPYAAGRRGAAWVKVKPVHTLDLVVLAVEWGSGRRQGWLSNIHLGARDESSPTGFVMLGKTFKGMTDEMLAWQTERFLSLETHREGHVVHVRPEQVVEIAFDGLQRSTRYPGGLALRFARVVRYRDDKTPAEADTIETVRSLVTG; this is encoded by the coding sequence ATGCTGCTCGCCGAGCTCGTCGCAACCTCCGAGGAGGTCGCCGCCACCCGCTCCCGCAAGGCAAAGGTCGCGCTGCTTGCTGGCCTGCTCGGCCGCGTCGAGCCTGACGAGCTCGAGGTCGTCGTGTCCTACCTCGGTGGCGCGTTGCGTCAGCGTCGCACCGGCTTGGGCTGGCGAGGCGTAAGCGCGCCGGCGCCGCCCGCGGCCGAGCCCTCCTTGAGCGTCCTCGAGGTCGACGAGGCCTTCGCGGCCATGGCCCTGCTCTCCGGCTCGGGCTCGCAGGGCGCGCGACGCGGGGCCGTCGCCGACCTGTTCGGGCGCGCCACTGCCGCCGAGCAGGCGTGGCTGCGCGCGATCGTCACCGGCAACCTGCGCCAGGGCGCGCTCGACGCCGTCACGCAGGAGGCCGTCGCCCAGGTCGCCGACGTGCCGGTCACGGCCGTCCGCCGGGCCGCGATGCTCGCCGGCAGCACCGTCGACGCGGCACGCGCCGCCTTCGAGGGCGAGGACGCGCTGGCCGCGATCGGGCTCGAGGTCGGCCGTCCGGTCATGCCGATGCTCGCGTCCAGCGCGCCCGACGTGGCCGCCGCCATGGCCGGCCTCTCCCCCGATGGCACCACCGAGGTCGCGGTCGACGCAAAGCTCGACGGCATCCGCATCCAGGTCCACCGCGACGGCGACGACGTCCTCGTGGTCACCCGCAGCCTCGACGACATCACCTCGCGGCTTCCCGAGGTGGTCGCGGTCGCCCGGTCGCTGCCCGCCTCACGGTTCGTGCTCGACGGCGAGGCGCTCGCGCTGACCGACGACGGCCGACCGATGGCCTTCCAGGACACCGCCAGCCGCACCGCCCAGGCCGAGGGCGTCGCCATCACGCCCCACTTCTTCGACGTCCTCCACGTCGACGGGCGCGACCTTCTCGACGCTCCCGGACATGAACGGCTGGCCGCGCTCGACGCGCTCGTGCCCGAGCCTCACCGCGTCCGCCGACTCCTCACGTCCGACGCCGCGGCCGCCGACGCCTTCGCCGCCGAGACCGTGGCTGCGGGTCACGAGGGTGTCGTCCTCAAGGACCTCTCGGCTCCCTACGCCGCCGGGCGGCGTGGCGCGGCATGGGTCAAGGTCAAGCCGGTCCACACGCTCGACCTCGTTGTCCTTGCTGTCGAGTGGGGCTCCGGTCGGCGGCAGGGCTGGCTGTCCAACATCCATCTGGGTGCGCGGGACGAGTCCTCCCCCACTGGGTTCGTGATGCTCGGCAAGACGTTCAAAGGGATGACCGACGAGATGCTCGCGTGGCAGACCGAGCGGTTCCTCTCACTGGAGACGCATCGCGAGGGTCACGTCGTGCACGTCCGTCCCGAGCAGGTGGTCGAGATCGCCTTCGACGGATTGCAGCGGTCCACCCGCTACCCCGGCGGACTGGCGCTGCGCTTCGCCCGCGTCGTTCGCTACCGCGACGACAAGACGCCGGCCGAAGCCGACACGATCGAGACCGTCCGCTCGCTCGTCACCGGCTGA
- a CDS encoding SDR family oxidoreductase gives MDTTSLFSLEGRTALVTGGSRGIGRMIAEGFLKQGARVYISARKAEACDATAKELSEFGTCVSLPADVSTLDGINDLVARYREHESSLDILVNNAGAAWGAPFDEFPESGWDKVMDLNVKSLFFLTQALKSDLVAATGDHLAKVINIASIDGISLNPQETYSYHASKAGVIQLTRRMAIRLIQDDIAVSGIAPGAFASNMNKDARDHGDEIKGSIPSGRIGTPEDMAAAAIYLAARSGDYVVGSTITVDGGVTHAR, from the coding sequence ATGGACACCACCTCGCTGTTCAGCCTCGAGGGCCGCACGGCCCTCGTCACCGGCGGCTCGCGCGGCATCGGCCGCATGATCGCCGAGGGCTTCCTCAAGCAGGGCGCCCGCGTCTACATCTCGGCCCGCAAGGCCGAGGCGTGCGACGCCACCGCGAAGGAGCTCTCGGAGTTCGGCACGTGCGTGTCGCTGCCGGCCGACGTCTCGACGCTCGACGGCATCAACGACCTCGTCGCCCGTTACCGCGAGCACGAGTCGAGCCTGGACATCCTGGTCAACAACGCCGGTGCCGCCTGGGGCGCCCCGTTCGACGAGTTCCCCGAGTCGGGCTGGGACAAGGTCATGGACCTCAACGTGAAGTCCCTGTTCTTCCTGACGCAGGCGCTGAAGTCCGACCTCGTCGCGGCCACGGGCGACCACCTCGCGAAGGTCATCAACATCGCCTCGATCGACGGCATCAGCCTGAACCCGCAGGAGACGTACTCCTACCACGCGAGCAAGGCCGGGGTCATCCAGCTGACGCGTCGCATGGCGATCCGCCTGATCCAGGACGACATCGCCGTCAGCGGCATCGCGCCGGGCGCGTTCGCCTCGAACATGAACAAGGACGCCCGCGATCACGGCGACGAGATCAAGGGCTCGATCCCCTCGGGCCGCATCGGCACGCCGGAGGACATGGCCGCCGCCGCGATCTACCTGGCCGCCCGTTCGGGCGACTACGTGGTGGGCTCGACCATCACCGTCGACGGGGGCGTGACGCACGCTCGCTGA
- a CDS encoding ABC transporter substrate-binding protein: MSRRIQASALVAVAALTLAACGGESGGSEGKAGEVPDSIVMDLRNDVDTFDPAISASDQGAMQMFEAVYDTPVRQDHQTGGVAPAMAEKWEVTPTKVVFHLRPDLKCSDGSDLLPSDVAKNMERLADPESGSPFRGRLFGSGGAKSIVGDDEADTLIIEVNEPHTDMLESMTNAFIVCPKGLEDVEGLATAPQGSGPYKITTLKRGEEYVLEAWDSPGLADDEEIPEKITMRVVTADSTRANLFETGATDIAAVLGRDSERLEREHKPIQGKAFGADSVSFNEREGRPFADERLRKVVAHALDPAGYAKAASFGVAEPARTVITDNMNCYTPENEKFVPELSMDKAKAELEAAGYGPGGKKLKIELLGYDVQNSGPDYIADTLRQLGIEVEVTNGTLAQGAGIIYGDGSGWDIFVYPYQTAIRTPYPMATKMSSVFGEGGAMNWGRVKNETFDDLIKNSVSSLEGDERCQRWGEAEAALLERADFVPLMTPVANYFTNGLTFQAGYRVVNLRSIRNAG; the protein is encoded by the coding sequence ATGTCGAGACGAATCCAGGCATCGGCACTCGTGGCCGTCGCGGCGCTCACGCTCGCGGCGTGCGGCGGTGAGTCCGGAGGCTCCGAGGGCAAGGCGGGGGAGGTTCCCGACAGCATCGTGATGGACCTGCGCAACGACGTGGACACCTTCGACCCCGCGATCTCCGCCTCCGACCAGGGCGCGATGCAGATGTTCGAGGCCGTCTACGACACCCCCGTGCGCCAGGACCACCAGACCGGCGGCGTCGCCCCGGCGATGGCCGAGAAGTGGGAGGTCACCCCCACGAAGGTCGTCTTCCACCTGCGTCCCGACCTGAAGTGCAGCGACGGCTCCGACCTGCTGCCGTCGGACGTCGCGAAGAACATGGAGCGCCTGGCCGACCCCGAGTCGGGCTCGCCGTTCCGCGGCCGCCTGTTCGGCTCGGGCGGCGCCAAGTCGATCGTCGGCGACGACGAGGCCGACACCCTGATCATCGAGGTCAACGAGCCACACACCGACATGCTCGAGTCGATGACCAACGCGTTCATCGTGTGCCCGAAGGGCCTGGAGGACGTCGAGGGCCTCGCGACCGCGCCGCAGGGCTCGGGCCCGTACAAGATCACGACGCTCAAGCGCGGCGAGGAGTACGTGCTGGAGGCGTGGGACTCGCCCGGCCTGGCCGACGACGAGGAGATCCCGGAGAAGATCACGATGCGCGTGGTCACCGCGGACTCGACCCGCGCCAACCTCTTCGAGACCGGCGCCACCGACATCGCGGCCGTCCTGGGCCGTGACTCCGAGCGCCTCGAGCGGGAGCACAAGCCCATTCAGGGCAAGGCGTTCGGCGCCGACTCGGTGTCGTTCAACGAGCGCGAGGGCCGCCCGTTCGCGGACGAGCGCCTGCGCAAGGTCGTGGCGCACGCGCTGGACCCGGCCGGGTACGCCAAGGCGGCCTCGTTCGGCGTCGCCGAGCCCGCGCGCACGGTGATCACCGACAACATGAACTGCTACACGCCCGAGAACGAGAAGTTCGTGCCCGAGCTGAGCATGGACAAGGCGAAGGCCGAGCTGGAGGCTGCGGGGTACGGCCCCGGCGGCAAGAAGCTGAAGATCGAGCTGCTGGGCTACGACGTGCAGAACTCGGGCCCGGACTACATCGCCGACACCCTGCGCCAGCTGGGCATCGAGGTCGAGGTCACGAACGGCACCCTCGCGCAGGGCGCGGGCATCATCTACGGCGACGGCTCGGGCTGGGACATCTTCGTCTACCCGTATCAGACCGCGATCCGCACGCCGTACCCGATGGCGACGAAGATGAGCTCGGTGTTCGGCGAGGGCGGCGCCATGAACTGGGGCCGCGTGAAGAACGAGACCTTCGACGACCTGATCAAGAACAGCGTGTCGAGCCTCGAGGGCGACGAGCGCTGCCAGCGCTGGGGCGAGGCCGAGGCCGCGCTGCTCGAGCGGGCCGACTTCGTGCCGCTCATGACCCCGGTGGCGAACTACTTCACGAACGGGCTGACCTTCCAGGCCGGCTACCGCGTCGTGAACCTCCGCAGCATCCGCAACGCGGGCTGA